The following proteins are co-located in the Amphiprion ocellaris isolate individual 3 ecotype Okinawa chromosome 7, ASM2253959v1, whole genome shotgun sequence genome:
- the bcl7bb gene encoding B-cell CLL/lymphoma 7 protein family member B-B isoform X1 yields MNHNSIKMSGRSGRAETRSRAKDDIKKVLAAIEKVRKWEKKWVTVGDTSLRIFKWVPVTETKQIFRTKSTGGDVRGLKDVVLENTNSLLDFTDENSNQSFLSDVYQPKMDNSSSTSSSQQVSPPHTSSLRTEDSQPPMLGQESVDEPVHSVQDGADEPPTLIKEDLLSSGAVRRSNPDAQEELDESGAPPLKKICTGENTVLR; encoded by the exons ATGAATCATAACAGCATCAAGATGTCGGGACGATCAGGCCGCGCCGAGACCCGAAGTCGGGCTAAGGACGACATCAAAAAGGTCCTGGCGGCCATCGAGAAAGTGCGCAAATG GGAGAAGAAATGGGTGACAGTTGGAGACACATCCTTGCGTATATTCAAGTGGGTGCCAGTCACAGAAACAAAGCAG ATATTTCGCACCAAATCCACCGGTGGAGATGTTAGAGGGTTGAAAGATGTAGTCctggaaaacacaaactctTTGTTGGATTTCACTG ATGAAAACAGCAACCAGAGCTTTCTATCGGATGTTTACCAGCCTAAAATggataacagcagcagcacttccAGTTCGCAGCAAGTCAGCCCTCCACACACCTCCAGCCTCCGAACTGAAGACTCTCAGCCTCCGATGCTCGGCCAGGAGAGTGTGGATG AGCCAGTTCATTCAGTGCAAGATGGAGCAGATGAGCCACCTACTCTCATCAAGGAGGACCTTCTTTCCTCAGGAGCTGTCCGACGAAGCAACCCAGACGCACag GAAGAACTGGATGAATCAGGAGCACCTCCTTTAAAGAAGATTTGCACAGGAGAAAATACTGTTCTGAGATAG
- the bcl7bb gene encoding B-cell CLL/lymphoma 7 protein family member B-B isoform X2 has product MERKTEKKWVTVGDTSLRIFKWVPVTETKQIFRTKSTGGDVRGLKDVVLENTNSLLDFTDENSNQSFLSDVYQPKMDNSSSTSSSQQVSPPHTSSLRTEDSQPPMLGQESVDEPVHSVQDGADEPPTLIKEDLLSSGAVRRSNPDAQEELDESGAPPLKKICTGENTVLR; this is encoded by the exons ATGGAGAGAAAGAC GGAGAAGAAATGGGTGACAGTTGGAGACACATCCTTGCGTATATTCAAGTGGGTGCCAGTCACAGAAACAAAGCAG ATATTTCGCACCAAATCCACCGGTGGAGATGTTAGAGGGTTGAAAGATGTAGTCctggaaaacacaaactctTTGTTGGATTTCACTG ATGAAAACAGCAACCAGAGCTTTCTATCGGATGTTTACCAGCCTAAAATggataacagcagcagcacttccAGTTCGCAGCAAGTCAGCCCTCCACACACCTCCAGCCTCCGAACTGAAGACTCTCAGCCTCCGATGCTCGGCCAGGAGAGTGTGGATG AGCCAGTTCATTCAGTGCAAGATGGAGCAGATGAGCCACCTACTCTCATCAAGGAGGACCTTCTTTCCTCAGGAGCTGTCCGACGAAGCAACCCAGACGCACag GAAGAACTGGATGAATCAGGAGCACCTCCTTTAAAGAAGATTTGCACAGGAGAAAATACTGTTCTGAGATAG